TTTATGTATTGTATGCCCCCGCATATGACAAACACTATACAGGCTTCACGGCCAATATTGAGCTGCGGTTAAAATCACACAACGAGTTCGGAAAAGACTGGACCGCACGACACAGGCCCTGGAAATTAATTTACACAAGAGATTTTGATAACAAGGTTCAGGCAATGGATTTTGAAAAGTGGTTAAAAACCGGTGCAGGACGCGACTTCATTAAAACGCTGCCTTACTAAAAAATTCCGCCGGATTCATATCCGCCGCGGAC
The sequence above is a segment of the Niabella agricola genome. Coding sequences within it:
- a CDS encoding GIY-YIG nuclease family protein translates to MLMIYTVYVLYAPAYDKHYTGFTANIELRLKSHNEFGKDWTARHRPWKLIYTRDFDNKVQAMDFEKWLKTGAGRDFIKTLPY